TGGCGAGTTCGGCCCCGGTCTGGAGGCCGCCACATCCCTCTACGACTACTTCTCAGAGTTTCTTGCTGAACGACGCGCGCGCCCTCAGGACGACCTCATGAGCGCGCTGGTCCAGGCCGACGCCGACGGCGAACGCCTCAGCGAGGATGAGCTCCTCGGCTTCTGTCTGCTGCTGCTCGTGGCCGGACACGAGACCACCACGAACCTGCTCTCCAACAGCGCGGTCGTGCTCGCTCAGCAGCCCGATAGCCGCCGGCAACTGGCGGACCGCCCAGAACTCGTTCCCGGCGCCGTCGAAGAGCTGCTCCGCTACGACTCCCCCGTCCAGGGCCTGTCGCGCACCCTTACCCGGCCGGTCGACGTGCACGGACAACGCATGGCGACTGGCGACACCGTGCTGCTTCTCTTCGGCTCCGCCAACCGAGACGACCAGGCATTCCCAGACGCCGACCACTTCGACCTCCATCGCGCTCCCGAACGGCAGGTCGCGTTCGGACGTGGGATCCACTTCTGTCTCGGCGCCGCGCTGGCGCGGCTCGAAGCGCGCATCGCGCTACAGGCACTCCTCGCCCGCCAGCCGGACTGGGAAGTCGACCTGGATTCGGCCGTTCGACTCCGTTCTGGCCCCATCCGCGGCTACCTGTCCCTGCCCCTGGAGTAGCGCAGCTCGGCGTGCCACTGCTCGTGCCCGTCGCTCCATCACCGCCGAGCCGCGCTTGTGCAGCAGCCGCCCACTGATGATCAGTAGCAGGCCGAACGCTAAGAACCCGAGGTTCAACGACAGTGGGGCGCCGATGTCGTCGCGCACGTGGTGCACACCCGACAGGAGGACCAACTCGGAGCGAAACGGCCTTTGAGCCAAGCCTTGATTGCGGCGATGGACCCAGCCGGCACCAAGACCCACGTCGCGGCATGGAAGATGCCGCCGAGTCCAAGACCATAGAGCAGACCCAGGGCCTTGGAAGGCATCTGCCCGGAGGCCTTGCGTTTGTCGGTGTCGGTGTCGGTGTCGATGTCCGTGTCCAGCATGTACCCGCCCGGTGACCGACCATGCCCGCAGGTCTCCACGGGACATTGGCGATTGGTGCACCTTGCAAGCCTCCGCCATGGTTGGTACATGCAATCACTAGGTTCGGACGCGGACCTCGTCTCGGTGGAGTCCATCGAGCAGGAGCTGACCTTGCTGATGCGGCGTGCCCAGAAGGTGCACTTGCGCGGGGGCCCGAGCGTGCCAGTTGTAGAGAGGGCTGCCTACGGGATCCTCGCGTGGCTGCATGACGCCGGCCCGCTGCGGTCCAGTGACCTGGCAGCGCACTTCCACCTGGACGCCTCGACTATCAGCCGACAGGTCGCTTCCTTGGAGCAGGCTGGTCTGGTCACGCGGGAACCGGACGCCGAGGACCGGCGCGCTTTCCGGCTGCGGCTCACGGAGCACGGC
The nucleotide sequence above comes from Nocardioides massiliensis. Encoded proteins:
- a CDS encoding cytochrome P450, with the protein product MSNQQLTYSPFDPDIIADPYPVYRQLRSEVPAYWSEQANTWVLSRYVDVCAALADPATYSSASGIFPTPPGVDMTQLFLPMLIMTDPPRHTALRKVVSKAFTPRRIAALEPHIHSIVDDLLDDSPKSDGWDFVSGFSGPLPAIVIADMLGVPRADRDRFRTWSTTLIQSNPARGEFGPGLEAATSLYDYFSEFLAERRARPQDDLMSALVQADADGERLSEDELLGFCLLLLVAGHETTTNLLSNSAVVLAQQPDSRRQLADRPELVPGAVEELLRYDSPVQGLSRTLTRPVDVHGQRMATGDTVLLLFGSANRDDQAFPDADHFDLHRAPERQVAFGRGIHFCLGAALARLEARIALQALLARQPDWEVDLDSAVRLRSGPIRGYLSLPLE
- a CDS encoding MarR family winged helix-turn-helix transcriptional regulator → MESIEQELTLLMRRAQKVHLRGGPSVPVVERAAYGILAWLHDAGPLRSSDLAAHFHLDASTISRQVASLEQAGLVTREPDAEDRRAFRLRLTEHGRGVLTTTRAERRGVVRKLLRSWSPEDLASFAHLLTKPGSTDGHGAERLIRFVWS